The sequence below is a genomic window from Xiphophorus maculatus strain JP 163 A chromosome 18, X_maculatus-5.0-male, whole genome shotgun sequence.
gttgtgattttatacaataaatcaacagtgttgcacataattgtgaagtgaaatcAAAAAGAGATGttgctttttacatttcttgctAATTAAAATTTGAATGGTATGGCTTGCATTTGCTGTGTTCAGCCACTTtctactctgatacccctaattTAAATCTAGGATAACTTCAAAAGTCATCTAATTGTGAACTAGGATTGACCTAGATCCAGCTGTTCTATGAAGAGTCTTCTAGATTTCTCAGAGAACATTAAAGAACAAATATAATGGAGACtaagaaatactttaaatattgcTGAAACAATATTCAAAGCGTCTCACAGAGCACTGTTGAATCCATTGAACTTTATAGGCTACATGCACtataaacatggtggtggcagcattatgctgtgggccTGCTTTTGTTTAGCAGAGGCCATGAAACTGGTCCATGTATGcaatatgaaaataataaagtggATGGAGTTATATGTAGGGAAATCCTGCGAAAAAATCTGTCCATGGCTGCAAAAGATTTGATGACAGCAGGACTCTAAACATTCACACTGAGATGCAATCACAACCACACAACCACATTTCATTATAGCCAGATTTACCACGTTTGCTTTCTTCTGGTGTAGAATTACTGTATGATGCATGTATCACATCAATGATGTAAAAGTGGgataaaatgtgacataaacATTCAGACTGCAGTCGCTTTGAAAACTATCAGATATAtcgaatttatttttattggaagTGGCACAAATCAGATTTTGGAGGGTGAAAAGATTGGAATTAGGCTGTTCAAGCTGCTGTGAAAACGTCAAACATGGTCAAAAATTAGATTTGGGTTGCATTTTTCTGCTGTGTGAAAGTATCCTGGAGACTTTGACCAAAAATCAAGAAGCCATAACCGGAATGAAGATGTctctgttcagatttttattattaaaaaacatattgaaacgtgacaaaatgtggaaacaagTCCAGACCTTTTCACGGCATCTCTTGTTATCTCCTGGTGTGACAGAACCAACACCTCCCTCCAGATGATATGTGATATGTGCCCTGCATCAATAACAAAGAACTTGAGGGTGTGTTGCTGCTTCTGTGAGCACCCAGTGATGAAAATACCCCCAGTTATACTATTACAGAGGCAAGTAGGGGGCCCGAttaaagaagaacaaaacaagGTGGAGCAATTTTAAAGGAGAACCATAAATGTGAGGTGGTAAGGGAGGAGCTCCAGGAGAACTATATATCCACGATTATTTTCCACAAACAGTCACTTCTTTCACTTTATCCTTCCTCTTGAAGCTGTCTGTATATCACCAACATGAGAGGTGAGATTAacacacaacaaaagaaaattttattaCAAAGCTCAACAAATGTTCATCTatcttttacttgtttttccctccagctgttgtgttgttgtgtttgctgCATGTGGCTCCTGGTATGAGTCAGTTCAACTGGGAAGGACCTGAGCGAGTCGCTCCAGACGCCGTCACCAGTTCAGCCAGTGGTGAGGACTTGTGATTGTGTTTTTAAGATGAATGTGTGCATCTTCACCTGGATGGACGCTAAATTGTCTTTGTGTTCAGCCTGCAATGTGGATACGCTTTCATGCGAATGCTGCAAGATGGTGCGTGAGACAAAGCGACTGCAGACGTACTTTAATACAACTTTAACTAATTTGGAGAGGGAGCTAGATAAAGCAAACCAAACTTTTGTCGCTCTTCAAGGTGAGAATCACTTTCTGAAGATATTTAGATAAGAAATCACTGTTCTACTTTCTAATTACTGTAATCTTTTCTTCTGCAGGCAGCCGTGTTGCCTTCTCCGTCTCTCTGTACACCGGAGACACCTTTAAGTGTTACGGACCGTTTGGGGTCGACACCATCATTGCTTACCAGCACATCTTCATCAACCTGGGAATGGCCTACAACATGGCCACTGGTATCTTCACTGTCACCTACCCTGGGGTTTACAGCCTGGCCGTGACCTCCTTTAGCGACGCTGGTTCTCCTGGCAACATTCTGGCTGTCTGCACCAGCCTGCAGGTCAACAGCCAGATAGTGGCTGGATCCAGAGAACTCAACAGGAACGACCAGGAGGACAGCACCACCATAGCTGTTGCCCTGAAACTGAAAGCTGGAGACAAAGTGTCAGTCAAGTTGGCCAAGGGATGCTACCTCTGTGACGATTCGAACCACTATAACACTTTCAGTGCCTTTCTGCTTTATGCTGATGCATAAGTTAGGGAGTTTAGTTTCCTCCTCTGTAATGACATGTAGGCGCTTACATTACTATGTTCTAAGCTCTTTGAGggaaatcatattttaaatgtcatcctATAAGCTTTCAGTCTGGGCGATCTGAAATCTTCCTGACATAAAGCACGACTAGCTTAGATgtgtaacattttatgtttttcctcatCAGATTAGGACATTTCTTGTTTGATTTGAGGCTCAAACCCATAAATCCTTCAATGA
It includes:
- the LOC111612044 gene encoding complement C1q-like protein 4; translation: MRAVVLLCLLHVAPGMSQFNWEGPERVAPDAVTSSASACNVDTLSCECCKMVRETKRLQTYFNTTLTNLERELDKANQTFVALQGSRVAFSVSLYTGDTFKCYGPFGVDTIIAYQHIFINLGMAYNMATGIFTVTYPGVYSLAVTSFSDAGSPGNILAVCTSLQVNSQIVAGSRELNRNDQEDSTTIAVALKLKAGDKVSVKLAKGCYLCDDSNHYNTFSAFLLYADA